The following are encoded in a window of Amycolatopsis lexingtonensis genomic DNA:
- a CDS encoding RHS repeat-associated core domain-containing protein yields MALGLVAVLLGGIGADARLGHSPDGYRTAAAPGQRWGTAAGLSHLADGAVNRTLPTTERGRYPRLPAIAEPPNAASAELGPSGAHTGFNRAASTEVLAARDAFKKVYANTDGTETTELSTTPVHYRGADGTWQPIDTTVVPGTDGGWRNTTNAVALEFAARADHPELVRVGVEGGHSLAYGLIGAAPVGGTVQGSTVTYAGVRPGVDMRLAVQPGGVKETLALQRNPADNTFTFPLRLSGLTAALADGEVVFTDAAGTARAVIPRGDLTDAAGVRSTAVGYELVDGALRVTVDRGWLADPARKYPVEVDPTVGPPLNSDAADGAMYVRGSGSAEGKAELQVGKLDGASTASYVAFGRLVDSLKFESIYGAQLMVGNYFANSCRARPVTVHPVTQAWTSTGSYSYPGPAVGAALGSKSFAHGFVEEGHSSSACPPAAELIDLGLAGVNLVQGWVNGTTPNYGLSLRGDVSDPLSGKKLTGTATDNPPRLYVTHSPYNATYAMPKPVPDPPVLQNQDGRVKFTVTNRGAAAWTPEQYYLAYRAYNATTGAAVGQQRSASLPGTIARGASVTLDATIKSLPPGTYFLDFSMVGPGGVFFTDHLVSPLRLSLQIIDIAPVVQELYPPNGYHAPTLTPTLWGRALDIDAPPGSSLSFKFELCEANDAGNPVNCFDSGYQNSQAWSPPAGKLSWAKSYLWRVFVKDAGNEVTSPRSTVLTEVPQPEITSHFAGASKSADDQDFDGQSGNVTTAAVDASAATVGPELSVARTYNSADPRRNGLFGAGWTSRFDMRLVPDDDGSGNVVVTYADGQSVRYGRNPDGTYATASGRTAVLAPVSGGWTLDDRSGTVYAFSSSGRLTRITDNAGRALVLTYNNTDGMLAKAQVSTSQTNTAGRALRFTWTGAHVTTVTTDLNTTWKYTYTGDVLTSVCAPDNSCTRYTYAPGSHYRTAVLDDRPDSYWRLGEGQGTAAGSDVAINLGKDAGTYTTVTLGTPGAVAGSAGTAVTFNGTSSRLDLPKGTLKKSRDSAVELWFKANPTGTGGPLLGYQDKAFDTVPGRGVPILYLGTDGKLHGQFGATTIAPLASPGTVNDGRWHHAVLSSMGTTQTLYLDGVQAAQATGVTVDHSLLTFNQIGAAYATGTWPAWGNAGKQFFAGAIDEVAVYAHPLGAAAVSAHYRYGTGAADQLTKIAMPSGAQAAAATYDTALDRVATYTDRDGGTWKIGAPLVFGDDTDLRRTVQVLDPTNRPNLHEYDALTGVLLRSGLPLALEIRDEDRPGGPVPPPPTPVDKCEKPDPADPQFCTVIPGDAGGPVFVTQPTGGLAIRTYQYDKAGNLTVATNENGDSITMTYDGQGHPVSTKTCQSAGVCQTSYTTYPATAPDPSDPRNDLPLETRDGRSASATDTTYRTSYTYSSSGNLSSQTTPDGNVVRSTYTVGAEAAVGGGIVPAALPLTSTDARGKVTRFGYYANGDLAKVTEPSGMVTNYTYDALGRQVTETEVTDTFPAGVTTTTAYDALSRPVSVTGPVTTNAVDGTRHQRRTVTTYDVDGNDTQVDDADLLGGDATRTVKTEYDESGRAIRVVDPEGNETTSTYDRSGNRVSTVDANGNRYDFAYTARNMLAEIRLRAYTGDTNGGLTGDYLVLHSYSYDYAGRKVSDTDAMGRRTEYLYTGDDKLRKAVLKNFHDLDGSTRDYVLSDVTYDGAGNAVKQVTDNGASTVTATYDRVGNILTSTEDPTGLARTTTYTYDATGNVTRTSRNGKASNVPWSMSQDAEVVDLTYDDSGNAVRQTTSTGDTTLVSTSAYDQRGNLVADTDPRGNVTGADPAAYTTNYTYDEFGRRTVVTGAPVNVENGGAAATVRPVATTGYDTFGEPVAIKDEAGSVFRTAYDRLGRVVTQTKPAYTPPGASTAITPVLRTSYDGLGNVVEVTDPLGNAQRFGYDQLNRQVSSDKPLANNTDRAVWRATYTRTGQRLSTTDPLGGRTEATYDDLDRPITSTQVERFPRLDNLTTRLTYDDRGAVTATAQPSGATARNTFDTLGQLIRQTDASGVTTQYGYDKSGRAVRQSDAAGRTSQTSYDRIGRVVATSNLRPDGTTARIQRQTYDAAGNPTSATDAKGAVTTFEFDAANRLTTQTEPVAAGSSITTSFGYDAADRRTRYTDGRGNSTYFTYNVLGLPESVIEPPTPAYPAAADRTWTAGYDAAGAQVRTIIPGGVATTTAYDAAGRVTQRTGTGAATPTATQNRAYDAVNRITSAGDNTFTYNDRGQPLTARGPSGSADLAYDVDGNLTARTDAAGTATFAYTNGRLSSTTDGLTQVTETLGYDATGRESTIGYGGGRTRTFTYDDLGRTDTDVLRNGTGQNVAAIDYGYDDNDNLTSKTTSGFAGSGSNTYGYDQAGRLTSWATPSGTVTYGWDASGNRVAAGGKTSTYDARNRLTATGDVNYAYSARGTLNSAGARTYGFDAFDHKIADGSTTYAYDDLDRLVSRGGTKFTYAGTDDTPVGAGAEKIARDPDGDPLAVGDSLVVADEHGDVVGGFGAGDPLAALPDSTTYDPFGQVAAAQGDDGSLGYQGDWADPDTGNVAMGARWYDPSTGLFQSRDQATYTSGDSVLANRYAYGAANPLNYVDPDGNWPCLKLSCLKNDAKQIGNAVVQGVSAVANVVRTTYRGGEELYNRGKQALGTVWNGLKSIGTKVRNSIKKGVNEFREFVRDPGGYVKQKAKQLWSYVEKKKHKISDALRKARVHAQQKAREVAKKIADHKITTTALAAIEKTAKTVFMRPNNPIGAIVWLGGQLVTGAASVIIQPKLPITNVVKDTVKSAENLRDSLVWKTVVAMFEGQGEAYWGSVTASAELASWIAPKVAESMRQPESAWCHSWLDCGWRSAWTIGAVANGDPRVLTDLYKGTDSSPDYMTVDASVILPSMIHGPSAGLTLTRNGQLSVSTGEVIGTPAVGAGFRQGWFKGDLSRDEVDSGATGPGLSLGVSRGIRGPFGPAVGLTRSLGDDDPVWSIEMGVGVGAPLSPMSTGPADLTVGIGDSKVLWKCRSCAPLPGQGSW; encoded by the coding sequence GTGGCGCTCGGCCTGGTCGCGGTGTTGCTCGGCGGCATCGGTGCGGACGCTCGGCTGGGCCACAGCCCGGACGGGTACCGGACCGCCGCAGCGCCGGGACAGCGGTGGGGCACCGCTGCGGGGCTTTCACATCTGGCCGACGGGGCGGTCAACCGAACCCTGCCGACGACGGAACGCGGCCGCTACCCCCGGTTGCCGGCGATAGCCGAGCCGCCCAACGCCGCTTCGGCGGAGCTGGGGCCCAGTGGGGCGCATACCGGCTTCAACCGCGCTGCCAGCACGGAAGTACTGGCCGCACGGGACGCATTCAAGAAAGTTTACGCGAACACCGACGGCACCGAGACCACGGAGTTGTCGACGACGCCGGTTCACTATCGCGGCGCCGACGGAACCTGGCAGCCGATCGACACGACCGTGGTGCCGGGCACCGACGGTGGCTGGCGCAACACCACCAACGCCGTCGCGCTCGAGTTCGCCGCGCGCGCCGACCACCCTGAACTGGTCCGGGTGGGGGTCGAGGGCGGACACTCGCTCGCCTACGGGCTCATCGGTGCCGCACCGGTGGGCGGCACCGTGCAGGGATCGACGGTCACCTACGCGGGCGTCCGGCCGGGCGTCGACATGCGGTTGGCGGTCCAGCCCGGCGGGGTGAAAGAAACCCTTGCTCTCCAACGTAACCCGGCCGACAACACGTTCACGTTCCCGCTGCGGCTCAGCGGGCTCACGGCGGCCTTGGCCGACGGCGAAGTGGTCTTCACCGACGCCGCCGGAACCGCCCGTGCGGTCATCCCGCGCGGCGACCTCACCGACGCGGCCGGAGTGCGTTCGACCGCCGTCGGCTACGAACTCGTCGATGGCGCGCTGCGCGTGACAGTGGATCGGGGCTGGCTGGCCGATCCTGCCCGCAAGTACCCGGTGGAGGTCGACCCGACCGTCGGACCGCCGCTCAATTCGGACGCCGCCGACGGCGCCATGTACGTGCGCGGCTCCGGCTCGGCGGAAGGCAAGGCAGAACTCCAGGTCGGCAAGCTCGACGGCGCGTCGACGGCGTCCTACGTCGCGTTCGGCCGCCTGGTCGACAGCCTCAAGTTCGAGTCGATCTACGGCGCCCAGCTGATGGTCGGGAACTACTTCGCGAACTCATGCCGGGCCCGGCCGGTGACCGTGCACCCGGTGACCCAGGCATGGACGTCCACCGGCAGTTACTCCTACCCGGGACCGGCTGTCGGCGCGGCACTCGGGTCGAAGTCGTTCGCGCACGGGTTCGTCGAGGAAGGACACTCCAGTTCTGCCTGTCCGCCGGCGGCCGAGCTGATCGATCTCGGCCTCGCCGGCGTCAACCTCGTGCAGGGTTGGGTGAACGGCACCACCCCGAACTACGGTCTCTCATTGCGTGGGGACGTCTCGGACCCGTTGAGCGGCAAAAAGCTCACCGGGACCGCGACCGACAACCCGCCTCGGCTCTACGTCACGCACAGCCCGTACAACGCGACCTATGCCATGCCGAAACCGGTGCCGGACCCGCCGGTGCTGCAGAACCAGGACGGTCGTGTCAAGTTCACCGTCACCAACCGCGGCGCCGCGGCGTGGACGCCTGAGCAGTATTACCTCGCTTACCGTGCCTACAACGCGACGACCGGCGCCGCCGTCGGCCAGCAGCGGTCCGCGAGCCTGCCCGGCACCATCGCGCGGGGCGCGAGCGTGACCCTGGACGCGACCATCAAGTCGTTGCCGCCCGGCACGTACTTCCTGGACTTCTCCATGGTCGGTCCGGGAGGTGTCTTCTTCACCGACCACCTGGTGTCACCACTGCGGCTGAGCCTGCAGATCATCGACATCGCGCCAGTGGTGCAGGAACTCTATCCACCCAATGGGTATCACGCGCCGACCCTGACGCCGACGCTGTGGGGCCGGGCGCTGGACATCGACGCGCCGCCGGGCAGCTCGTTGTCGTTCAAGTTCGAGCTGTGCGAGGCGAACGACGCCGGGAACCCGGTGAACTGCTTCGACTCCGGCTACCAGAATTCGCAGGCGTGGTCACCGCCCGCCGGGAAGCTGTCGTGGGCCAAGTCGTACCTGTGGCGCGTGTTCGTCAAGGATGCCGGCAACGAGGTGACCTCGCCGCGGTCGACGGTGCTCACCGAGGTACCTCAGCCCGAGATCACCTCGCACTTCGCGGGAGCCTCGAAGAGCGCGGACGACCAGGACTTCGACGGGCAGTCCGGGAACGTGACGACCGCGGCGGTGGACGCGTCGGCCGCGACCGTCGGCCCCGAACTGTCGGTCGCGCGCACCTACAACAGCGCCGACCCGCGCCGGAACGGCCTGTTCGGCGCCGGCTGGACCAGCCGGTTCGACATGCGGCTGGTGCCCGACGACGACGGCTCGGGCAACGTCGTCGTCACGTACGCGGACGGCCAGTCCGTGAGGTACGGCCGCAATCCCGACGGCACGTACGCGACCGCGTCCGGGCGGACGGCCGTACTGGCCCCGGTCTCAGGTGGCTGGACGCTCGACGATCGCTCCGGCACGGTGTACGCGTTCTCGTCCAGCGGACGGCTCACCCGCATCACCGACAACGCGGGCCGCGCCCTCGTGCTGACTTACAACAACACCGACGGCATGCTCGCCAAAGCCCAGGTTTCCACCAGCCAGACCAACACGGCCGGTCGCGCGCTGCGGTTCACGTGGACGGGCGCGCATGTCACCACGGTCACGACGGACCTCAACACAACCTGGAAGTACACCTACACCGGGGATGTGCTCACGTCGGTGTGCGCGCCGGACAACAGCTGCACCCGGTACACGTACGCCCCCGGTTCCCACTACCGCACGGCGGTGCTCGACGACCGGCCCGATTCCTATTGGCGGCTCGGCGAAGGCCAAGGCACGGCGGCAGGCAGTGACGTGGCCATCAACCTCGGCAAGGACGCCGGCACCTACACCACCGTCACCCTGGGTACGCCCGGCGCGGTGGCGGGGTCGGCCGGGACCGCGGTCACGTTCAACGGCACGTCCTCCCGGCTCGATCTGCCGAAGGGCACGCTCAAGAAGAGCCGGGACAGCGCGGTGGAGCTGTGGTTCAAGGCGAACCCGACCGGCACCGGCGGCCCGCTGCTCGGCTACCAGGACAAGGCGTTCGACACCGTGCCGGGCCGGGGAGTCCCGATCCTCTACCTCGGCACCGACGGCAAGCTGCACGGCCAGTTCGGCGCGACGACCATCGCACCGCTGGCGTCGCCGGGCACGGTCAACGACGGCCGGTGGCACCACGCCGTGCTGTCGTCGATGGGGACGACCCAGACGCTGTACCTCGACGGCGTACAGGCAGCGCAGGCTACCGGCGTCACCGTCGACCACTCACTGTTGACGTTCAACCAGATCGGTGCCGCGTATGCCACCGGGACGTGGCCGGCGTGGGGGAACGCCGGAAAGCAGTTCTTCGCCGGCGCGATCGACGAGGTCGCCGTCTACGCGCACCCACTCGGTGCCGCCGCCGTCTCCGCGCACTACCGGTACGGGACCGGCGCGGCCGACCAGCTCACCAAGATCGCGATGCCGAGCGGTGCCCAGGCGGCGGCCGCCACCTACGACACCGCGCTCGACCGCGTGGCGACGTATACCGACCGCGACGGCGGCACGTGGAAGATCGGCGCGCCGCTCGTGTTCGGCGACGACACCGACTTGCGCCGGACCGTGCAGGTCCTCGACCCGACCAATCGCCCGAACCTCCACGAGTACGACGCCCTCACCGGGGTGCTCCTGCGTTCCGGCCTGCCACTGGCGCTGGAGATCCGCGACGAGGACCGGCCCGGTGGCCCGGTCCCGCCACCGCCGACACCGGTCGACAAGTGCGAGAAACCCGATCCGGCCGATCCACAGTTCTGCACGGTGATCCCCGGGGACGCCGGCGGGCCGGTGTTCGTCACGCAACCGACCGGGGGCCTGGCGATCCGCACCTACCAGTACGACAAGGCCGGCAACCTCACCGTCGCCACCAACGAGAACGGCGACTCCATCACCATGACGTACGACGGCCAGGGTCACCCGGTGTCGACGAAGACGTGCCAGTCGGCCGGCGTCTGCCAAACCAGCTACACCACGTACCCGGCGACCGCGCCGGACCCGTCCGACCCACGCAACGACCTGCCGCTCGAAACCCGCGACGGCCGCTCGGCGAGCGCCACCGACACCACGTACCGGACGAGCTACACCTACTCGTCCTCCGGGAACCTGAGCAGCCAGACCACACCGGACGGCAACGTCGTCCGATCCACCTACACAGTCGGCGCGGAGGCCGCCGTCGGCGGCGGGATCGTGCCCGCGGCACTCCCGCTGACCAGCACGGACGCGCGCGGCAAGGTGACGAGGTTCGGCTACTACGCGAACGGCGACCTGGCGAAGGTCACCGAACCGTCGGGGATGGTGACCAACTACACGTACGACGCGCTCGGCCGGCAGGTGACCGAGACGGAGGTGACCGACACGTTCCCCGCCGGGGTGACCACCACGACGGCGTACGACGCCTTGTCCCGGCCGGTCAGCGTCACCGGGCCGGTGACCACGAACGCCGTCGACGGCACCCGGCACCAGCGCCGCACGGTCACGACCTACGACGTCGACGGCAACGACACCCAAGTCGACGACGCGGACCTGCTCGGCGGCGACGCCACGCGCACCGTGAAGACCGAGTACGACGAGAGCGGGCGGGCCATCAGGGTCGTCGACCCCGAGGGCAACGAGACCACGTCCACCTACGACCGGTCCGGCAACCGGGTATCCACTGTGGACGCCAACGGGAACCGGTACGACTTCGCCTACACCGCGAGGAACATGCTCGCGGAGATCAGGCTGCGGGCGTACACGGGTGACACGAATGGCGGCCTGACCGGCGACTACCTGGTACTGCACTCGTATTCGTACGACTACGCCGGCCGCAAGGTCAGCGACACCGACGCGATGGGCCGTCGCACCGAGTACCTCTACACCGGCGACGACAAGCTGCGGAAAGCGGTGTTGAAGAACTTCCACGACCTCGACGGTTCGACCCGTGACTACGTCCTCTCGGACGTCACCTACGACGGCGCCGGCAACGCGGTCAAGCAGGTCACTGACAACGGCGCGTCGACCGTCACGGCCACCTACGACCGGGTCGGCAACATCCTGACGTCCACTGAGGACCCGACGGGTCTGGCCCGGACGACTACGTACACCTACGACGCCACCGGGAACGTCACCCGCACCAGCCGGAACGGCAAGGCGTCGAACGTGCCGTGGTCGATGTCCCAGGACGCCGAGGTCGTCGATCTCACCTACGACGACAGCGGCAACGCGGTCAGGCAGACCACCTCCACGGGCGACACGACGCTGGTCAGCACGTCCGCCTACGACCAGCGTGGCAACCTCGTCGCCGACACCGACCCGCGCGGCAACGTGACCGGCGCGGACCCGGCCGCGTACACGACGAACTACACCTACGACGAATTCGGCCGGCGGACCGTCGTGACCGGCGCTCCGGTGAACGTCGAGAACGGCGGCGCGGCGGCGACAGTGCGACCGGTCGCGACGACCGGGTACGACACGTTCGGCGAACCCGTGGCGATCAAGGACGAGGCCGGTTCGGTCTTCCGCACGGCCTACGACAGGCTCGGTCGCGTGGTCACGCAGACCAAGCCCGCGTACACGCCGCCGGGAGCGTCGACCGCGATCACACCGGTCCTCCGCACGTCGTACGACGGCCTCGGCAACGTCGTGGAGGTCACCGACCCGCTCGGCAACGCGCAGCGGTTCGGCTACGACCAGCTGAACCGGCAGGTGAGCAGCGACAAGCCGTTGGCGAACAACACCGACCGGGCCGTCTGGCGCGCCACCTACACCAGAACGGGTCAGCGACTGTCCACAACAGACCCGCTGGGCGGTCGGACCGAGGCGACGTACGACGACCTCGACCGCCCGATCACGTCGACTCAGGTGGAACGCTTCCCGCGGCTGGACAACCTGACCACGCGACTGACCTACGACGACCGCGGCGCCGTCACGGCGACCGCCCAGCCGTCCGGCGCGACCGCGCGGAACACCTTCGACACCCTCGGACAGCTGATCCGCCAGACCGACGCGAGCGGGGTCACCACCCAGTACGGCTACGACAAGTCCGGGCGCGCGGTCCGGCAGAGCGACGCGGCCGGGAGGACCAGCCAGACCAGCTACGACCGGATCGGGCGCGTGGTCGCCACGTCGAACCTCCGGCCGGACGGCACCACGGCTCGCATCCAGCGCCAGACCTACGACGCAGCAGGCAATCCGACGTCCGCGACCGACGCGAAGGGTGCGGTCACGACCTTCGAGTTCGATGCGGCGAACCGGCTGACCACCCAGACCGAACCGGTCGCCGCGGGTTCGTCGATCACCACCTCGTTCGGCTACGACGCGGCAGACCGGCGGACGCGGTACACCGACGGCCGTGGCAACTCGACGTACTTCACCTACAACGTCCTCGGCTTGCCCGAATCGGTGATCGAGCCGCCGACACCAGCCTATCCGGCTGCCGCCGACCGAACCTGGACAGCCGGCTACGACGCGGCAGGAGCCCAGGTGCGGACGATCATCCCCGGTGGTGTGGCGACGACCACGGCGTACGACGCGGCCGGACGCGTCACCCAGCGGACCGGGACCGGCGCGGCGACGCCGACAGCCACGCAGAACCGGGCGTACGACGCCGTGAACCGGATCACTTCCGCGGGTGACAACACGTTCACGTACAACGACCGCGGCCAGCCGCTGACCGCCCGTGGCCCGTCGGGAAGCGCCGACCTCGCGTACGACGTCGACGGCAACCTCACCGCGCGGACGGACGCGGCGGGCACGGCGACGTTCGCCTACACCAACGGACGCCTCAGCAGCACGACCGACGGGTTGACGCAGGTCACCGAAACCCTCGGCTACGACGCGACCGGCCGCGAGTCCACCATCGGCTACGGCGGTGGGCGCACCCGTACGTTCACCTACGACGACCTCGGCCGTACTGACACCGACGTGCTGCGCAACGGCACCGGGCAGAATGTCGCCGCGATCGATTACGGCTACGACGACAACGACAACCTCACGAGCAAGACGACCAGCGGTTTCGCGGGCTCGGGCAGCAACACCTACGGCTACGACCAGGCCGGCCGCCTGACCTCGTGGGCGACGCCGAGCGGGACGGTCACCTACGGCTGGGACGCGTCCGGTAACCGTGTCGCCGCTGGTGGCAAGACGTCGACCTACGACGCCCGCAACCGGCTGACGGCCACTGGGGATGTCAACTACGCGTACAGCGCACGGGGAACCTTGAACAGCGCCGGTGCGCGGACGTACGGCTTCGACGCGTTCGACCACAAGATTGCCGACGGTTCGACGACGTACGCCTACGACGACCTCGACCGGCTGGTTTCCCGTGGTGGCACGAAGTTCACGTACGCGGGCACCGATGACACCCCGGTGGGCGCCGGGGCCGAGAAGATCGCTCGCGACCCGGACGGTGATCCGCTGGCGGTCGGCGACAGCCTGGTCGTCGCGGACGAACACGGGGACGTCGTCGGCGGGTTCGGAGCCGGCGACCCCCTCGCCGCGCTGCCGGATTCGACGACGTACGACCCGTTCGGTCAGGTCGCGGCGGCTCAGGGCGATGACGGGTCTCTGGGCTACCAAGGTGATTGGGCCGATCCGGACACCGGCAACGTCGCCATGGGCGCGCGGTGGTACGACCCGTCGACCGGGCTGTTCCAGTCGCGGGACCAGGCGACCTACACGAGCGGTGACTCGGTCTTGGCCAACAGGTACGCGTACGGAGCGGCGAATCCGCTGAACTACGTGGATCCGGACGGGAACTGGCCGTGCCTGAAGCTGAGCTGCCTGAAAAACGACGCCAAGCAGATCGGCAACGCTGTCGTGCAGGGCGTTTCGGCGGTCGCCAACGTCGTCAGGACGACCTACAGGGGTGGCGAGGAGCTGTACAACAGGGGCAAGCAAGCCCTCGGCACGGTGTGGAACGGCCTGAAGTCGATCGGCACGAAGGTGCGCAACTCCATCAAAAAAGGCGTCAACGAGTTCCGCGAATTCGTCCGTGATCCGGGTGGATACGTCAAGCAGAAGGCCAAGCAGCTCTGGAGCTACGTCGAGAAGAAGAAGCACAAGATATCCGACGCGCTCCGGAAGGCCAGGGTGCACGCTCAGCAGAAGGCGCGCGAGGTGGCGAAGAAGATCGCGGATCACAAGATCACCACAACGGCCCTGGCCGCCATCGAGAAGACCGCCAAGACGGTTTTCATGCGCCCGAACAACCCGATCGGTGCGATCGTGTGGCTCGGTGGCCAGCTGGTCACGGGGGCGGCGAGCGTGATCATCCAGCCCAAGCTCCCGATCACGAACGTGGTCAAAGACACCGTCAAATCCGCCGAGAACCTGCGCGACAGCCTTGTGTGGAAGACCGTGGTGGCGATGTTCGAGGGGCAGGGCGAGGCGTACTGGGGCTCTGTCACCGCGTCGGCGGAGCTGGCCTCCTGGATAGCGCCCAAGGTGGCCGAGTCGATGCGGCAGCCAGAGTCTGCGTGGTGCCACAGTTGGCTCGACTGCGGCTGGCGGTCGGCCTGGACCATCGGTGCTGTTGCCAACGGAGATCCCCGCGTTCTGACCGACCTGTACAAGGGCACGGACTCGTCACCGGACTACATGACAGTCGATGCGTCGGTCATCCTCCCTTCGATGATTCACGGTCCTTCAGCGGGTCTGACCCTGACTCGGAACGGCCAGCTGTCGGTGTCCACAGGAGAGGTCATCGGAACTCCCGCGGTGGGCGCAGGATTTCGTCAGGGATGGTTCAAAGGGGACTTGAGTCGCGACGAGGTTGACAGCGGCGCGACCGGACCCGGTCTCAGCTTGGGCGTTAGCAGGGGTATTCGAGGGCCGTTCGGGCCCGCGGTCGGGTTGACGAGATCCCTCGGTGACGACGATCCGGTCTGGTCCATCGAGATGGGAGTAGGCGTCGGCGCCCCGTTGAGTCCGATGTCGACTGGCCCGGCCGACTTGACCGTGGGAATCGGTGACAGCAAGGTCCTATGGAAGTGCCGGAGCTGTGCACCGTTGCCGGGGCAGGGTTCGTGGTGA